One region of Scomber scombrus chromosome 10, fScoSco1.1, whole genome shotgun sequence genomic DNA includes:
- the tbc1d25 gene encoding TBC1 domain family member 25, which produces MAGEEERGVVRVKVKKCDGVLPVEFRSFAVDPQITSLEVLQHILIRAFDLNGRRTFGISYLSRDRSGAEIYLGLLSDWDLDVAFVSAAKPYLQLKMDIKPSEDSPVMEDWDIISPKDVIGSEQLLSDKTRSLASAALPLTQSFLSQVGRTLSKVQQVFSWSYGEEIKPFKPPLTDAEFHSYLNGQGQLTRPEELRLRIYHGGVEPSLRKVVWRYLLNVYPDGLSGQERMDYMKRKTREYDQLKSEWTARASQEDLEFIRGNVLKDVLRTDRAHPYYAGSEDSPHLTALTDLLTTFAITHPQISYCQGMSDIASPILAVMDNEAHAFICFCGIMKRLEGNFRPDGQLMSIKFQHLKLLLQYSDPEFYSYLVSRGADDLFFCYRWLLLELKREFAFDDALRMLEVTWSSLPPDPPETEVELLGPPLESDETMAQCTDKDKTAENCQADDQEQKEKRRRHMLRPSREEPDASRIAVTEEKKRQNFSAGKESEGADCDIPQVTTEKADLQAPPFERQTSFGEFKYYTARNEDSFDMEQQQGVWSSKSSIPTRQSTMDSEDDPEERTPLIKNCENGFSPMSSPSLLPNGLPTWNTGSSTSSASPSSWPGASPDSPPKSPPKSTTNGREALPRTVQEVLSSSAQVLSSTRIISPMTPTVKTSVASPSPTQNRSLLSSPILSFGRGPSLPGSRASSNNLSSPGNKSPNTTANTPSSTKAETTSIKPCSLPPPQEFGKGNPFMLFLCLSILLEHRDHIIKNSLDYNELAMHFDRLVRRHNLSRVLQRAKALFADYLQSEVWDSEEGDEVSSDSPTTASAALHSPSSTISARPIYSPLALPQASSPNSTYNLATTISSPTAEVSLSPTS; this is translated from the exons ATGGcgggtgaggaggagaggggggtggTTCGAGTCAAAGTAAAG AAATGTGACGGGGTGCTTCCTGTGGAGTTCCGTTCCTTTGCTGTTGATCCTCAGATAACATCGCTGGAGGTCTTGCAGCACATCCTCATTAGAGCCTTCGATTTGAACGG GAGGCGGACTTTTGGGATCAGTTACCTGTCTCGGGATCGGAGTGGTGCTGAAATATATTTGGGTCTGTTGTCTGACTGGGATTTAGATGTTGCATTTGTCAGTGCAGCCAAGCCGTATCTACAGCTGAAGATGGACATAAAGCCGTCAGAAGACA GTCCTGTAATGGAGGACTGGGACATCATCAGCCCCAAAGATGTGATTGGCTCTGAGCAGCTTCTGTCAGACAAGACGAGGTCTTTGGCCTCTGCAGCTCTTCCCTTGACCCAGTCTTTTCTGTCCCAG GTGGGCCGCACCCTGTCCAAAGTTCAACAGGTCTTCAGCTGGTCTTACGGGGAGGAGATCAAGCCTTTCAAGCCCCCCCTGACCGACGCTGAGTTTCACAGTTATCTCAATGGACAGGGTCAGCTGACACGACCTGAGGAGCTGAGACTGAGGATCTACCATGGTGGTGTAGAGCCTTCACTGCGCAAG GTTGTTTGGCGGTATCTCCTTAATGTCTACCCTGATGGACTGAGTGGACAGGAAAGAATGGACTACATGAAGCGCAAGACGAGGGAGTATGACCAGCTGAAGAGTGAGTGGACGGCCCGTGCCAGCCAGGAAGACCTTGAATTCATCCGAGGGAACGTTCTCAAAGATGTCCTGAGGACGGACCGGGCCCACCCATACTACGCCGGCTCAGAGGACAGTCCACATCTGACTGCCCTCACAGATCTGCTCACCACCTTCGCCATCACACATCCACAG ataTCATACTGTCAAGGCATGAGTGACATTGCCTCCCCTATACTCGCAGTCATGGACAATGAAGCGCACGCCTTCATTTGCTTTTGTGGCATCATGAAACGCTTGGAGGGAAACTTCCGGCCAGACGGGCAGCTCATGTCTATTAAGTTCCAGCATCTAAAGCTGCTCCTGCAGTACTCAGATCCTGAATTTTACTCCTATCTGGTCTCCCGAGGAGCTGATGACCTCTTCTTCTGTTACCGCTGGCTGCTTCTGGAGCTCAAGCGAGAGTTTGCGTTCGATGACGCTCTGAGGATGCTGGAGGTGACTTGGAGCTCCTTGCCTCCAGATCCTCCTGAAACCGAAGTGGAACTTCTGGGACCACCGCTAGAGTCGGATGAAACAATGGCACAATGCACAGACAAGGACAAGACAGCTGAGAACTGCCAAGCAGACGATCAGGAACAAAAAGAGAAGCGGAGGCGACACATGCTGAGACCTTCAAGAGAAGAACCAGATGCCAGCAGGATCGCTGtcacagaagagaaaaagaggcagAACTTCAGCGCTGGAAAGGAAAGCGAAGGCGCTGATTGTGATATCCCTCAAGTGACCACAGAAAAAGCTGATTTGCAGGCTCCTCCTTTTGAGAGACAAACTAGTTTTGGAGAGTTTAAATACTATACCGCCCGAAATGAAGATAGCTTTGACATGGAGCAACAACAGGGTGTGTGGTCTTCCAAATCAAGCATCCCGACGCGCCAGTCCACAATGGACAGTGAGGACGACCCAGAAGAAAGAACACCTCTcataaaaaactgtgaaaatggtTTCTCTCCAATGTCATCACCTTCCCTGTTACCCAATGGCCTCCCAACGTGGAACACTGGCTCCTCTACATCTTCAGCTTCACCTTCCAGCTGGCCAGGTGCTTCTCCAGACTCTCCTCCAAAATCTCCTCCAAAATCAACAACCAATGGAAGAGAGGCCTTACCGAGAACTGTCCAAGAAGTCCTGTCCTCCTCTGCCCAAGTGCTCAGCAGTACCAGGATCATCTCGCCCATGACCCCCACTGTAAAAACATCTGTCGCGTCTCCCTCCCCCACTCAGAACCGATCCCTACTCTCCTCACCCATTTTGTCTTTCGGAAGAGGCCCCTCGCTGCCGGGCAGCAGGGCGTCCTCCAACAACCTCTCTTCACCTGGCAACAAATCCCCAAACACCACAGCTAACACGCCCAGTTCCACAAAAGCCGAGACCACCAGCATCAAACCGTGCTCCCTGCCACCTCCTCAAGAGTTCGGCAAAGGCAACCCCTTTATGCTGTTCCTGTGCCTGTCCATCCTGCTTGAGCACCGAGACCACATCATCAAGAACAGCCTGGATTACAATGAGTTAGCCATGCACTTTGATCGCCTTGTGCGGCGCCACAACCTGAGCAGGGTGCTACAACGAGCCAAGGCCTTATTTGCAGACTACTTGCAAAGTGAAGTATGGGACTCAGAGGAAGGGGACGAGGTTAGCTCGGACTCCCCAACGACAGCCTCGGCTGCCCTACACTCCCCTTCTTCAACCATCTCTGCCCGGCCCATTTACAGCCCTTTAGCGTTGCCTCAGGCATCATCTCCGAACTCAACCTATAACCTCGCAACCACCATCTCCTCCCCGACAGCTGAAGTTTCCCTTTCTCCTACGTCCTGA